A window of Cydia amplana chromosome 16, ilCydAmpl1.1, whole genome shotgun sequence genomic DNA:
gacagctgacagcgtataccgtataaagtttaaatatctgggagaccgagctttgcttggaaaacatatacctacctaaaaactcaaaaatgcgcgttttcccagagataacacctagctagatcgatttttcaccccaaaaaaccctcatatatgatcaaatttcattcgaaatcgttagagccgtttccgagatccccgaaatatatacaagaattgctcgtttaatagattagttgttataaattagcttttctaatacaagaaaaaataaatatatatcctattcttactatattataaatgcgaaagtatctctgtctgtctgtctgttatctcgtcacgcttaaaccgctgaaccaatatcatcttgatgatatttggcatggagatagtttgaggcccggggaaggacaaaggatctgggggcacggcagtgccgccgccaagtcgagcaaaacaaagtggcacggccgtaccatcaaatctcaataacattctatcaaaataacatttaatgcactttacaattccttagttttgtcactgacacaatcactcacgatcatcattattttaaggtacttctagcatacccaaatttgaaacgtaatttggttttagctttttaagccaataaaaatctaataatactgcaatattagtcacgttctaaagatctaataactgcataaataagtttgtaatcccatagaaatatatgcgataacaacgttaccttttagttcttacaattagtagggaaagtaaaggtacactacgacgtacgatgtgagtatgaataaagatgtgtatacatagtatcagtatggtatgggtatgattacctgaaaagaaggacagcctacaaaaagagatgggatcctatcaaaaacattacatgtaaaaagatgcaagtctcgcaacgcagttcttctactacaaaaaagttttgagatgtaatgggaaaccaagtcggttattttagtcagtgccagggggtattaaaatcgtaatactattagataccttattagggctccgtagccaaatggcaaaaaacggaacccttatggattcgtcatgtctgtctgtctgtgatagtcttaccccaccttacctcatatgtggtcaaacaattttttgtgttatgaatttatgaaggcagcatattcgatttcttcagattaacttacacaataacttcttctcactgtgcccctatttacttatttcttagtatcatttcctatacggccatataccagatcatacaccttgtacctatctacatgcagatacatcatgacactttttaatttaatgaatagttttgtatgtatgtaagtaggtattgttttgaaatatgtacattttactaagaaagagagattagttgccattaaaatcaaggaaacgattagtcaaatacgtagtttttagtgtatcatactttcgtagatttgtcgtccgaaactaaaattaaagaaggtaaatatgttcgatgccgcttcagtatggttaaagtacattattgtagattaaaatatacataaataatagttttaactaccaaaataagttaagaaaacaattcctgtgccatgttctaatttccgtgctagtaaaatctaattcccatggacacactaattcccgtgccctgaccaaaattttaaattgaaataacttttatagttttatgaatatttttaccccataagaaaattaatgtttattatattttttatcaaattatcagcataattttttttgtgtaatgttagtatttcaaaattccatgggaattagacaaaaatgctcgtttggtgaaattgacccatatGATATGTAATTTCAAACTAGAGGAATAGATTAATTGCAGATTTAATGTTATACCCACTCTCTTTGATTTTCGTAATATGGCCCATAGTACTACGGGAGTTACTCCTGCTAAACTTCTTTATCAAAGGGAGCTCAGATCTAGGTTCTCATTACTTAGGCCACAGTCTATTGCTGAAAAGTCATTGGAGATGTTGGAAAAGCAAGCAGAGCTGGCAACGGGTAGTAGATTAGTCAAATTTACAGTGGGAGAGAAGGTGATGTTGAGAGATTATAGGAAAGATCATAAACCTTGGGTTCAAGGAGTAATTGTAGAAGAATCCATTCCGGACACCACTTACAATCTAAGTCATATAAATCAAATTAAGTCATATAAATCGAACTCACCGCTACAGCCTTCATggtaaatttttgaagtgaCTATGTCCTATTGGCACTGATACACCGACAGCAGGCGACACTCGTAGGTGGTCCGTTATATACTCGCGGATAACCCCCCGACCCGAACAAATATTGACAACCCAAACAAATTCTGAATGCGAGCGTTTTCCTGTGTTAAATAGTgtaatattacctacctataacatTGAGCATATATGTGAGAGCCTACACACGCTAAGTTGTATTAAATAATtcccttaggtacctataggtatccaattggtatacctacctagtcgGATCACGGATACGTTTTTTTCCGGCATAAACGGCTGTATCTTTTTTTTAGATTAACTGAAAAGTTAGGTATCTCTATTCGACAAAGTAAACGGTACTTAGGTATTAATAAACAAATTGTTTTTGAAGAGAAATACGGCAAATTTGATAAAATAACGTAGGCGCGAAAAGTTAAACTCATTCAAAATTAGAGTTTCGATGAACAAATTTGTTTcccatattataattatgtacttacttccaatatgtaggtattaattagtGTACCTACTCGTTGATTACACTTACCTACCGACTACAATATAAGCGGATGGAAACAATATAGGTAAATTAAGTATTTTTGAATCACTTTAAAAACATTCTTTATTTGCACAAGtgttttatcataggaacaaaAGTGTTATAATTTCACATAGGTAAGTATACAGAATGCGTGAAATTATTAACAATACGGCGGAGGTCTGGTATTAGGTACTTGATCATTGTAACATTGTAAccataatacaataaatatacacatgtaggtacctacacacgtGATCCTTCCTCATACTTAACTGAAAGAAACTAGAGCCTCATACATTTACATATATAATTAAGTAGGCATACCTACTGGGGTTGTTATTATTGGGtcatcatcataatcatcatcattgggTCATGCTGACTTTGTGTGCTGCAAAAGTTTATATCTAGTAACTAGTTTATGTtcaaaaaaaggcgagtggcgtgagtaacactttgaggcgaagccgaaaattgttaatgaagacgccacgagtattttttgactcagttaaacaacgttgcatacaatactttttctacgaccaagcacttactttgaaataaaattaataatttaacaaataattttaattcaagaagtagcaaaaatggagggtacggacgggaaaagaatgaatgaaataaaaataaaaaacatgtatatggttcacttatttgttatgacatttaaaataaggttggcaacattgtatttcattcaatattttttaagtggtcattacacgaagtatcgtaaaatcgccaaaaagatactgcgtgtatgcacaaattattttttggggaatagactaaaaacTTGTCTTGACatctataaggtagggttttaaaggtgtgtgcacgaccctttaaatgacaaataaaagtacgggagtagaaaaaaaagtttaatgggGGGGCAATGAAACCTGTTGACTCacctcacagacaagacattctctagactgagcatagtaacgctaccccctctgccactcatacggtagatttactccatcttcgagtcaatcccgtgccatgattggtccgtgtctttgaacggaccaatcacggcacgggattcgctcaactcgtccccccgcacccccgtatttttggcagcatcggtttcatgaaataattgctctaaactcagtctagaggattcctagtctatgactcaCCTGAAAATAACTTTGGCATACCGAGTAATTTCCCAAGTTCTTAAGTCACGTGAAATGGaatgacataaaaaaaaacaataaacaatgACAAGTTTGTTGTCAAACGTCCACGAAGGCGCTGAAGTTCAATTCTCATTGGGAAACATTCATTTAGTTTCTGGAAAATACGAATATTACCATTATTTATGCGATGGATTTGATGATAGGGTAAGCATATGTATCATTCTACTGTAAATTTAAAGTATAACTTTTCTAACCTAAAAACTTAACTTACAATTGCTTACAATATATCGCACTTATTTTACTAATGATCTgataattttgattattttcCAGGGCTGGGGATGTGGCTATAGAACATTACAAACGCTATGTTCCTGGATGAACCAGAATCGCCAGAAAAGTGTAGAGGTTCCATCTATAAGACGTATTCAAGAGATTTTGGTTGACCTAGAAGACAAACCTAGGTCATTTTTAGGTTCTAGGCAATGGATTGGCAGTTTTGAGGtgagataaaaagtaaaattcgcTTTAATTTCCTACAACAAGCATATAAAGCTTTCTCAATTTTAAACGTAAGCAAACTTGAAAAAACTTCAACCCGATTAATATTTCTGATGAATAACAGAAACaatcaataatattattatatataatttgaaTGAACGCTGATACTGgaagttaaataatatttagagccacattattaacttttatttacataaaaatatatattcaaacTGTTTCAGGAAATAGGATTATTTTACAAATCTATTTACTTTTCAGGTGTGCTTAGTGATAGACAAGCTATATGACATTCCAAGTAAAATAGTCCATGTAAACAAAGGAGACAACTTAGGCACCATAGTGGACACCTTGAAGACCCATTTCGAGAAGTTCGGGAGCCCCATTATGATGGGCGGAGATGTGGACTGCTCTTCTAAGGGCATTATGGGAATCCATATTGACAAATCTGAAGCCAGTCTTTTGATTGtggtaagatttttattttataaactcaTTTTATGCTGAGATATTgactcttttttttatttgcacaGATGGAGACAGACTTGCTATAGTTTAGGTGTATACAAATGTTACTGTTTTAACACTTTAAtggtcaatatttaaaaagtaaaggGTTAACATATTCAATGCCAAAAACCTGAGTGGGATAATTTTGTATTGGGAAGggggcgcttggcactgaaagtgttaatGCTGTatacaagtaaataaataaactgttcttgtacagttgccatcagatatatttactgatgtgcctaaggaaactttccaaaattgcgaatgTTTCGGAAATGTAAcataggaaaaattcggaaaatcttacatttttgtatgagaattgaaactttccaattttaaatttaaatttcccatatttcctagtgaaagtttcatgaaatttccgagaatttatagaattttatggaaactttccgcaacttgcacatctgtagatatattggagcggccaatgTGTTCACAAatgtctgaacacgcctctattgtcaaggcgttagagtgaaCATTTACTTTCAGGATCCACACTATGTGGGAAAGGAGCAGAGCAAGGAGTTCCTACAGAACAAGGGCTGGGTGAAATGGCAGCCGCTCAAAGACTTCCTGAGCTCCTCATTCTATAATCTATGCCTGCCACAAGCTAAGTCTAAAACCATtatctaatttttatttataaataaaacatatattgcTAAATCAGTCTTTATTAATATCATAATTAGGGCTACATAATTATTCAAACATTTTACCTTAGAATGCAGTCACAGCTCAATAACATAAGTATTACCGATACATAAAGTGTAAACTACACTAAATTGACAGGGCAACCAACTTCACCTAACCAATGGTTGGCAACTTCAAAGCAGCAGTAGTAACTTATCTATAAAACTAGCCAATCATTGAGTAGTTAACCGTACATTAATTTCTATGAGATCAATTAAGAAAAAAAGTACTGTGGGTGTGGAGTCAAATCCAACATAATATTTGCTACATGATTATCATACTGATGTGGATCCTCACGCCGCTCCGGTGCATGAGCGAGACACATGAGTGAGTCGTGTACATTATTATTGATCTAGACAGTTTCATGCATTGACATATATTATATCACAGGACTGGCGGGCGATAAGAATccggcatgaatggggccagtacagcggtgtgacaccgctacaacgcgattggttgatgagttcgcatcacgaacgcgattggtcgcaactagttgcgttagactgcacgattggctcgaattcgtgtgacaccgctgaactagtaccatttttagtgcccgtaaggcccgtcccgagatatacgtcaatggtttcATGAGTAATAACCACCACCAGACCCACAAGTCCCACAACCATCGCTCGGCGGTCCACATTAGGTCGGATTGGAACACCAGACCCACACGTACACTAGTCCGTGTTCATGATGAGGCAGACGCCCTGTAGGACCCAGTGCGAGGCGTGCTCGGCGGTCCATAGGTCGGACTGGAACCTAGACCCACACGTACACTAGTCCGTGTTCATGATGAGGCAGACGCCCTGTAAGACCCAGTGCGAGGCGTGCTCGGCGGTCCACAGGTCGGACTCGAACACCAGACCCACACGTACACTAGTCTGTGTTCATGATGAGGCAGACGCCCTGTAGGACCCAGTGCGAGGCGTGCTTGGCGGTCCACAGGTCGGACTCGAACACCAGACCCACACGTACACTAGTCTGTGTTCATGATGAGGCAGACGCCCTGTAGGACCCAGTGCGAGGCGTGCTCGGCGGTCCACAGGTCGGACTCGAACACCAGACCCACGCCCATGGCGTTGCGGCGCGTCGACGTCGTGTAGACCGGGGTTCGCAGCGTATTCTGGCGAAGAAGAGAAATTGACATTCAATTAACTTGTTGCGTAGGTACTCAACATTCTCGTAAGAAGCTAATACCTCATACGTTAGTGTATCCTATAGACACAATTCAGTTCGAGCACAAGCTTCGTGCGTTTTcgacagggttcgaaattatccagataattatagtctttgataaatatcggataattatcccaggtatggatggtgctatatttattttctttgaattctttgatagatTGGGGCGTTTCGtatattttaggttttaaattttaggttattacTAAATCGATAATCAGGCATAAATATCactataattatcaagataactatcattgatagtaatcctttcgaaccctgattTTCGAGGTGAAAGAGTGGGGATATGCAACGCGACGTGTGATGAGACGAGCACGGTAGTATGCTTCCCTGCCTCTACAAGCGAGCTCATTGTCGGATGCAGAGGGGCCAccgtgaaaaccgaaattcgcaaattgcggggatctttctcttttactccaatgaaggcgtaattagagtgacagagaaaaatgtccgcaatttgcgaacttcgattttcgcggttatagccctgagtaTCAATAAAAAATTATCGAGCAAGACACTACTCAAGTGAGCTAGCAGGAAACTGCCCAAAGTCAGGATAAGTTTCTGTTTACCTGCAGTTTGACCTTGTGCGACTCGATGGGTATGATGTACATGACGGGCAGTTCCGTCACCAGCACTTTGGGGTGCGAGCGGCGCAGACACTTGTCCTCGAGATCCCAGCGTGCGCCCTCCAGGTATAAGCCTTGGACGTAGCAACCCTACAACAATTGAATGTATCACATGCACCAGCTAATGCGAGTAGCCTAGAGTATAATAGAGCGGCAACACGATCATGATTGTTTCATAAGTCATAACTCGAAAATGTGAGTGTTGACGAACGGTGGGTGTTTTTCATGTCGAAAATTTTCGCAGAATCAAACTTGCAAAGGTTACCGTTAACCCATGCCATGATTGTTATACCGTTCATATTCGTTTACGAAAATTATACGTCAGTATACTGGCGAGTTAAGAGTTAATACCttgccttcttgagcttactgtgggacctAGTCAATCTGTGTGTAAGAATGCCCTATAATACCTACTACACGTACACTCGGACACTCGAAGCAGTGTGCTTTCCGTTCAGAGTATATTGGTGCGATCTGTTAATATGGATACGGTGGTATGATGATATCTTACacttattatgttatttaaatCAGGCATCTTAACATAAAAATCAGTATCTATTGATTGTCA
This region includes:
- the LOC134655225 gene encoding ufm1-specific protease 1; amino-acid sequence: MTSLLSNVHEGAEVQFSLGNIHLVSGKYEYYHYLCDGFDDRGWGCGYRTLQTLCSWMNQNRQKSVEVPSIRRIQEILVDLEDKPRSFLGSRQWIGSFEVCLVIDKLYDIPSKIVHVNKGDNLGTIVDTLKTHFEKFGSPIMMGGDVDCSSKGIMGIHIDKSEASLLIVDPHYVGKEQSKEFLQNKGWVKWQPLKDFLSSSFYNLCLPQAKSKTII